One genomic window of Elaeis guineensis isolate ETL-2024a chromosome 2, EG11, whole genome shotgun sequence includes the following:
- the LOC105057962 gene encoding flavin-containing monooxygenase FMO GS-OX-like 9 encodes MIPEIKQSNHVCVIGAGPSGLAAARELRREGHSVVVVEQHHDVGGQWLYDPRVEEEDALGRVTPLEVHSSVYASLRANSPRLAMGFTDFPFLARKGRDARMFPGHRELYLYLRDFCEWFGLRELIRFNTRVDNVAMVGSAESGNNLKWVVRSKEKNGGKVVEEIFDAVVVANGHYSQPRLPNIKGMDVWTRKQIHSHVYRVPEPYRDEVVVIVGSSVSGQDISLELVSVAKEVHISSKSLEISEGLSKVISKYPNLHLHLQIDSLCEDGQVLFVDGSFVIADSIIYCTGYSYTFPFLDTKGIVVVDDNRVEPLYEHTFPPLLAPSLSFVGIPKKIIGFSFFESQAKWIAQLLSGKRTLPSPDDMMKAIKEFYRTKEIEGIPKCKTHDIANFEYCDMYGDNCGFPHLEEWRKEMWLSAFTDGFSNYETYRDQWDNDDEWLRVAYQSHDFTQLYDANDVAL; translated from the exons ATGATTCCTGAGATTAAACAGTCGAACCATGTCTGCGTTATTGGTGCAGGGCCTTCAGGGTTAGCGGCTGCAAGGGAGCTGAGGAGGGAAGGACATTCTGTGGTGGTCGTGGAGCAACACCATGATGTTGGAGGACAGTGGCTATATGACCCAAGGGTGGAAGAAGAAGATGCCTTGGGTAGGGTTACTCCATTGGAGGTCCATAGCAGTGTCTATGCCTCCCTTAGGGCTAATTCCCCTAGGTTGGCCATGGGTTTCACTGATTTCCCATTTTTGGCAAGGAAGGGAAGGGATGCCAGAATGTTTCCTGGTCACAGGGAACTCTACTTGTATCTCAGGGACTTCTGTGAATGGTTTGGATTGAGGGAGCTTATAAGATTCAATACTAGAGTAGACAATGTAGCCATGGTGGGTTCTGCAGAGTCTGGCAACAACTTGAAGTGGGTTGTTAGATCCAAAGAGAAGAATGGTGGAAAGGTTGTGGAAGAGATTTTTGATGCAGTAGTTGTGGCCAATGGGCATTATTCTCAGCCAAGGCTGCCAAATATTAAAG GAATGGATGTTTGGACAAGAAAGCAAATACATAGCCATGTATACAGAGTTCCTGAGCCTTACCGTGATGAG GTTGTGGTAATAGTTGGAAGCTCAGTGAGTGGCCAAGACATATCACTGGAACTTGTATCTGTAGCAAAAGAAGTGCATATTAGTTCCAAATCTTTAGAAATCTCGGAGGGCTTATCAAAGGTCATTTCCAAATATCCAAACCTGCACCTACATTTACAG ATAGACTCTCTTTGTGAAGATGGACAGGTTTTATTTGTTGATGGCTCCTTTGTGATTGCTGATTCTATTATTTATTGTACGGG GTATTCCTATACATTTCCATTTCTTGACACTAAAGGAATAGTGGTGGTAGATGATAATAGAGTGGAGCCTTTGTATGAGCACACATTCCCACCATTACTTGCTCCATCTCTCTCTTTTGTGGGCATTCCAAAGAAG ATCATAGGGTTTTCCTTCTTCGAATCGCAAGCAAAATGGATAGCACAACTGCTATCTGGTAAAAGAACATTGCCATCGCCAGATGATATGATGAAGGCCATTAAAGAATTCTATCGAACAAAGGAGATTGAAGGCATACCAAAGTGCAAAACACATGATATCGCCAACTTTGAG TATTGTGATATGTATGGAGATAATTGTGGATTCCCACACCTGGAGGAGTGGAGGAAAGAAATGTGGCTCTCAGCTTTCACAGATGGTTTCTCGAACTACGAAACTTATCGTGACCAATGGGATAATGATGATGAATGGCTTCGGGTGGCATACCAGAGCCATGATTTTACTCAGCTATATGACGCAAATGATGTTGCGCTCTAA